TAGTGTTATATCCCTTACCGGGGCCTCTATTGCAGGATCTGGTGCTGTAAGCTGTGAGGTATCTGAATTGCCCTTTAAAGAATTGGGGTAAGGATATACTATTGGATCCCATGAATAGTAGGGAATAAGTGCCGATTTGGGATCAACTGAACCCGTTCCGCTTAATAGCAAAAAACTGTGTTCTCCCACATTGAAAAACCGTATCTCAGATTCTCCTGAGGCCTGTAATACAAGATAATCACATTTCCTCGGTCTTATAGCTTTTCGTTTCATGTAAGAGTTCCTTGTATAGGCCAGACTGGCAGAATCGACGTCGTTCGTTCTTATGTTAAACACATTGCCATTTGAGGCAATATCTGCGACAAAGCCCCTGCTTGAGCTGTAAACAACCAGTTGGCAACTATCCAGCTTTGTGATGTTTTGTACATCGATTCCTGCAATCAGGGCGACACACAATCCAAGGAATACAGAGATATTTTTGAACGATGGTGTTGTGACAACCAGGTAGAGACCAAGAATTGCAAGGTAGGACACCAGCATCAGGGGAAATGATAGCCACAGGTTCTCAATGTAGTTTCCGGGCAATTGTTCAACTGCACCGGTAGAGTCAACCATAAAGATCAGCAGGTCGTTGGCAAAACCTGCAAAAATCCTGGCAACAAAAGGCAGAGGGGAGAAGAGTAGCACAGCTATGGTAGCTAGCATAATCGGGGTACATAGAGGTACTATAGTAAGATTAGATATCACAAACCAGGTTGGAAATGCAGAAAACAGATAAACGGAGATTGGCAGAGTTGTAAGCTGGGCAGAGACTGAAACTGCAACTAGTGACCACAGTTGTCTCCACATAATAAAGCGAAATGAAAACAGATTGTTGATGGGTTTGTAAAAGGCAGCTATTCCTACAACTGCGGCATGACTCAGGATAAAGCCGACATTAAAAAGGGTCAGAGGATTTATCACAAGCAGGGCAGATGCCGAGAGGCAGATTAGGTTGTATATATTGGATGACCTGTTAGACAACTTTCCTGCACTGACAACAGAAAACATAAAGGCAGCCCGGGACACGGAAGGAGAGAAGCCTGTAATAAAAGAGTAGCCCAACAGTGCAGAGCTTGAAATCAGCCATCTGATGGAACTTGATCTTCTGAAGAAAGGTATTAGCATGAAATTAATAAAGAGCTGAATAATGCCTACGTGCAAGCCAGATACAGCAAGGATATGAACTACGCCGGTTTTAACAAAACGATCGTTAAGGTCACGGTCAATACCCGAACGGTCACCAAAGAGCATGGCCTGCGCTATTGCTGCTGCCTGATCAGATAGTCCATATCTGAAGAGCGTTCTGAGACTCCAGGCCCTGACCTGAGCGGGGATAGTTCTCAGGCTTGTCTTTGCCTTAAGGGCAAGGATGATATCAGATGATGGCAGATATGCAATACCTGCAACCCCTTTGTTTCTAAGATGTCTGCCATAGTCGAAAGCATAAGGATTGGCTGGTTTGGGAAGAGGCCTGATAGCACCCGTGAAGCTGATTATATCACCTTCATGCAAAGTGTCGCCTGGCAGACCTGAGACTATCAGCATCAGCAGGTCGCGTGATTTAAGTACCAGACTGTCACTTGTATTTAGAGGCTTAACAAGCATTCTGATCCGGTCATTATTCCGGTATTCGAGAGTCATGATCCTTGCAGATACTGTTGCAGTTGTACTTTCCTCCAATACTGCAGGCATCCTAAGGGATGTCAGCAACCATCCTGTAAGGAAAATTGCAATGGAACTGAACAAACCGGGAATCCACCGCCTTTTATAGTCTGAATCGGACTTGCGTAGATACAGGGTGATAAAGGTGGCTGTACTAACAAGGAGTAAAACCAGCAAAACAGAGTCAGGAATAAGAGCCGGTGCGTAATTGTATACAGAGATGCCTGCTGCCAGGCATATTAGAACTCTCAGAAAGGGTAATTTTCGAAAGATGTTCATTTAGAAAAATAGCTTGGAATTTAGGGTTGTTTTGAAAATAAATATATTTTATGAAAAGTTCAAGAGCTATAATTTGACCAATGCTGAAAAAGAGGTGATAAAACATGGAGTAAAAACTATGTTATATAGCATGGTATTAATTAAATTGCACATTATTTTCTGCAGGTCTGTTTATATCGCCTTTCAGCCTGCATCATTATGGCCGTCATTTTGTAAATTAACTATGTGGCATACTACCAGTTGATTGACGGAATTAGAACTTAAAAAATTGCAAAGCGATGGAGCTTAAGAATAGAGCCTTACCTTTAATTGTACTGCTTTTACTAACAGCAGTATCCTGTGTTCCGCTTAAAGAGTCCATATATCTACAGGGAGATATGGCAAAACATCTTGAAGATCTTGAGGGGCAATATAAGATAGAAAAGAGTGAGTATCTGGTAAAACCAGGTGATCTTCTGTATATTAGGGTAACAAGTCTGGATGAGCGTTCTTCATCCTTTTTGAATACTGAGTCAGGATATACAACTATGGCTTCCAATCCTATGTCAGCCAGTTTGCTGGGCTACAGGGTTGGCCTTGATGGTTCCATTGACTATCCTTTTCTTGGGAAGATTTATGTTGCCGGACTTTCCCTGAGGGAGGTTGCTCAGAAGATAGAGCTTGCAGCAAGCAAGTATATAGATCAGAGCGGAGTTATTGTCAAACTGCTCAACGACCACGTAACAATTATGGGTGAGGTTAGAAACCCCGGCAGGTTCCTGATGAATAGTGAAGAGATATCGATACTTGAGGCAATTAGTCTTGCAGGTGATATGACTGACTTTGCCAATCGTAAGGCTGTCCGCCTGATTCGCAAGGATGGTGATACACCTCAGATGCTTATTATTGACACTACTGATGAAAGGATAATGTTTTCACCCTACTATTACATTAAGCCGGGTGACATAGTATACATTGAGCCCCGAAGGCTTAAACAGTGGAGTCTTACAGGTATACCCTTCAGTCTGTTCCTCAGTGTAGTTAGTGTATCCACAGTTATTTACACCCTGGTCAAGTAACAAACAATTAAATGAATCAATGAAGAACCTCGATATAGTTGAAAACGATAAGAGTTTTGATCTGAAAAAAGTTTTTTTCAGGGCCTTACGTTACTGGTACATATTCCCAATATTTTTTATTGTTGCAGTTGCAATAGCACTCATAGCTTACAAGACCACTATACCCCAGTACCAGATTTCGACGCAGGTAATGATATCTGAGGCCAAGGATGGTCAGACTGGTCCTGCAGGAGTAAGTGATAAGGCTCTGCCTGGTATTATGCTTGGGGGATACAGTCATGTAGAAAACCAGCTTATTATTCTGACTTCCCGTCATCAGATTGAGAAGACTATCAGGGAGCTGGATTTTGAGGTTTCTTATTATGAAAAGGAACTGCTCAGGTATCAGGAGATATATATGGCATCTCCTTTCAAGGTAATAATAGATTCATCGGAGGTCGTGCCCCGTGGCAAGACCTTTAACCTTGTATTTACGTCTAAGGATAAGTTTGAACTTGAACTTGATGGTAGCGGAAAGAAGAAGGAATACAAGTTTTTTGAAAAGATAATAGAGCCCAACTTCGTCTTTACTATTATTCCGGTTGAGGAGAATCTAAACAAGGTAAATTACTGGGATAAGAGCTACAGGTTTACTATCAACCATATATCTTCTCTTGTATCGCATTTTAAGGGTAAGATCTTTCTTGATCAGGTGGGATTCAGTTCTTCAATAGTTGAGATTTCTATACACGAGAATAATATTGCCAAAGGTGTAGATTTCCTTAACAAGCTTGCACAGAACTCAGTGGATTATACACTTGATAAGAAGAATCAGATTGCATTGAATACAATTGAGTTTATCGAGAAGCAACTTATTGGGGTGGCTGACTCTCTGGGTGCTGCTGAAAGTATCCTTGAGAATTTCAGGTCGAGCAATGTTGTAATGGACGTTTCTTTCCAGGGACAGATGATTATTACCCAGTCCAAGGAGCTTGAGGAACAGAGAGCGGCTCTGATGGCAAAGCTTGATTATTATTCATATCTGAGCGACTATATCAATCAGAACAGGGACTTGCACGAGGTTGTAGTTCCCGCTTCCATGGGTATTGAAGACCCGATTCTGACGGGACATATTGCTCAATTGTCACAACTCAATTCAGAGCGTTCAGCCCTGCTGTTCAATGCTACTACCCAGAACCCCAATATTGCACGTATCAATGCAAGTATTGAGAATGTAAAGAACAATATACTAGAGTCTCTGAGAAGCGTAATAGCGGCAACAAATCTGTCTCTCAATGATATCAACAACAGGCTTGTGTCACTAAGTCAGGATATACGTAAACTGCCACATACAGAGCAAAGGCTTCTGAATATTGAGAGGACAAGGCAGATGAACAATGAGACCTATACCTTCCTGCTTAATAAGCTTACAGAAGCTCAGTTAGCAAAAGCTGCCAACCGTCCTGATAATGAGATTATAGAACCTGCGATGGTTAAGACTCAGGTCTCACCTGACCTTACCAAGACTATACTGCTAATCTTTGTTCTGGGAATCTTCCTTCCTGCCATTATAATATTTGTAATTGTATTTACTAACGATAAGGTTCAGGACAAGGAAGATATCACCTCCATTGCACAGTTGCCTATAATCGGAGAGATCCCATTCGAAAGGAACAAGACTGCTCCTGTCAATATCGAACCAGGTCAGGATTATCATGGCAATACCATACTTGCAGAAGCTTTCCGTAGTGTACGGACCTCCCTTGGTTATTATGCCAATGATAAGGGAACCAAGGTGATTCTTATCACTAGTACCCTACCCGGAGAAGGAAAGTCCTTCTGTGCTTTGAATCTGGCCCGGTCATTTGCCCGCCTCAACAAGAGGACTTTGCTTGCTGAGTATGATATGAGAAGGCCCTCACTTGCTACTCAGGCCGGCATAAAGGTAGATGGACCCGGACTTAGCAGCTACTATACCGGAGAGGCAAAGATTGAAGATATAATGATGAGAGACAGGGAGAATGAAAACCTAAGCGTAATATTTGCAGGTTTTATTCCGCCAAATCCTGCCGAACTAATTGCTGGTGAAGCTACTGCAAGATTTATGGAAGAGGTGAGCAAGAAGTTTGATATTGTTATCATAGACACCCCGCCAATAGGCGTGGTGGCAGATGCATTGCTGTTGACAAGTTATGCAGATGTCAATATTATTACAGTACGCCATAATACTACTCCGAAGCCGGTATTGAGAATGAATCTGATGGATGAAAAAGTAAAGAATATACCGCACCTTTCAGTATTGTTGAACGGAATACCTTCACAAAGCAGGGAATATAATTATAAGTATTCCTATGGCAATGGTAAGTATTTCGCAGATGCTAAATAGGGCCGGTCACTATCCGGGATAATTCTGGTATAGCTAAGCCCCTGGCATTGAGATGCGATTGGATTATAATGTTGCGGAGTGATGAATAAGGTCGGTTTTTTTTCTGTAATTCTGCTGTAGGCTTTGCGTAGTATGGACTTTTCAATATCTTTATCGAGATAATTACTTAGGTTATGACTATTGACAGACTTGGCGGCTCTATAGTCGCTATTCCCACGCCATTTAAGAGCAACGGTGATCTGGACCTGGAGACATTCGACAGGCTGGTAGACTGGCATCTTGAACAAGGGACCGACGCTCTTGTGGTTTGCGGAACCACAGGTGAAACACCTACTTTGACAGAGGAGGAAGATGCCATAATGATTGAAAGGGCAGTCAAGCGAGTAGGCGGACGAATACCCGTTATTGCAGGAACCGGCAGCAACTCCACCAAAGAATGTATTACATATTCTACAAGGGCTGTCAATCACGGTGCTGATGCTTTGCTCGTTGTAGCTCCATATTACAATAAACCCACTGATAAGGGGCTGAGACTTCACTTCTCCACAGTGGCAGAATCTGTCAAGGTTCCCGTAATTCTTTATAACGTTCCTGGTCGTACCGGTAGCTGCATAAGTCCAAAGACTGCAGCATGGCTAGGCGAAAAATATGACAATATAATCGGTATCAAGGAAGCCGGAGGTAACCTGGCAGTATTTGCCGATTTGCTGGCTCTGTGTCCTAAGGGATTCAAAATACTCAGCGGCGATGACTTCCTGGCTCCATCGGCCAACTTTCTTGGTGCTCATGGTTGTATCTCTGTGGTTGCAAATGTTATACCTCGCGATTTCCACCTTCTGATGAAGGCATCTATAGAAGGTAATCTTGGAGAGAGCCGCAGACTGTTCTTCAAGTACAAACGACTTATGGAACTCTTGTTTATCGAGTCCAACCCCATCCCGGTTAAAACCGCCCTGGCAATGATGGGAAAGATAGGTCCTGCTCTGAGACTTCCGCTTTGTCCTATGGAAGAGCACAATGAAGCAATACTCAGAGAAGAGCTGCAAAAGCTGGGCTTAGTAAAATAGGAATGTAATTCGGAACCAGTTTTAGTATTAGAACAATAGGTGATTTGCAGTAGGGCATCCCACAGGGGATGCCCTTTATTATTTTAGGTGTTTATACGTATTATTTTGAATCTCAGTATAAATAACTTTGATGACTGTGTTAACGATAAGTTAATAAACCAAGGAATAATGTCCAACCTGCTTTTGCAACTACATGAAGATCTTCGCTTTAGAGAAGGCCTGTCAGCATGCATGAATTGTGGGGTATGTACTGCTCTGTGCCCTGCTGCATCATACTTCGAATATGATCCCAGACATATATGCCAGATCGTTCAGACCGGCGATGAAGCTGATCTGGAATCTTTGCTTAAAGGTGATGAGATATGGCAATGTGGTCAATGTCTGTCCTGTAAAGCTCGCTGTCCCCGTGGGAATGTCCCCGGCTACGTAATTCAGGCTCTCCGAAAGCTAAGTCAGCTGAAAGGCTTTTTTATGTATTCCGAGGAAGGACGCAAACAGTTGAGGATCAAACGTGCAATTGGACATAGCATACTAACTACAGGTTATTGTGTACACCCTCGTCTTGTAGATCCTGCCGTTCATCCGGAACAGGGACCTGTATGGGCCTGGGCCTTTGAGCATGGAGCTGAGTTGTACAAGCTGTGCGGTTCTGCTTTCTATGACGCTCAGGAAGGAGGCTTGCGTAAGATTCCACAGGATGTGCTTAATGAACTAGGGTCTATATTCTATGAGACCGGGGCTTTCAAGCTCTGGGAAGCTATTGAGGGAGAGGAAGTAAAAACCAAAAATAAACAGGAGAGATGAAATCTCTTTTATGGAAGGAATATCAAAAGGAGGTTCCTGATGACAAGTACTTCTTTGTCAGGAGCTGTATCCGGCAAACATTCTTCCCAGGAGCGGAAAGCTCCTTGTTGAGACTGTTACGTGAGGAGCTGAAGCTGAACATCTTCGAAGATAGCCGTCATACTACTTGCACAGGAATAGGCTATCATACCGATGTCGTGCCTTTTGAGACAACAATGACAGTTGTGGCACGTCAGCTAGCTCTGATGACCGATGCTGGGTACCGCAACCTTCTTGTATCATGTGTTACCTCCTTTGGCATCTACCTTGAGATGGTAGAGGTGTGGCATCATCACCCCGAGATGCTTGAAAGGACCAGGGAGGCACTTTGGAAGGCTACACGCAGGGAATTTGAAATTCCCGAATTCATAGTACACACTTCAGATCTGGTATATCACTTTCGTGAGGAATTTGCCTCTCGTGCGCCTTATCGGCTGGTAAACAAGGAAAGCGGCAAGCCGCTAAGGGTTGTTGACCATGTTGGCTGTCACTATGCCAAGATCTTTCCTGACAGAGGTTTTGGCGGGGCTGAGTTTCCCAGCGTATTATCCGGGTTGGTGGAGACATTCGGTGGTGAGAATGTAGATTATCCAGAGCGCAGACACTGTTGCGGCTTTGGTTTTCGTCACTACCTGCTTCAGGAAAACCGCGGCTACTCGGTATCCAATAGCCGTGTTAAGTTTGAGTCTATGGAGCCCTATGCTCCCGATCTGATAGTGACCAACTGTCCCGGTTGTAACATGTTCCTGGATCGTTGGCAGTACACTCTGGCAGAGATGAACGGTAAGACCTACGATGCCGATGGCAGGGGAATTCCTGTGCTTACTCACGAGGAACTGACAGCACTGATGATGGGTTATGACCCCTGGAAATTAGGTCTTCAGATGCATCAGGTGCAGCTTGAACCGCTGCTGGATAAGATTGGAGTAGTATATGAACCAGGGAAAAAATACAACCTGCTGTCAGGCCCGGTTAAAGGTCCTGAACTGCCTGAAGTGCTGAAAGTGATTCCATAGTTTCAGAAAAAGTATTGGTCAGATGAATATTCCGCAGGATAAAAAATACGATGTTGTCATCATTGGAGGGGGCTTCTCCGGACTTAGCACGGCAGTAGTTTTAGCTGAGAGGGGTATTAGTGTTGCCGTGTTTGAAAAGGATGAAAAGCCCGGTGGTCACCTTAGTAGGTGGCACCATCTGTTTCCACATGGACAGGAGGCTTCAGAACTGCTTGGTGAACTCTACAGCAAGGTTAAACACCTTGACATACCTGTATTTACGGGTAGAAAAATTACAGGTATACGTCTGCTGAGTGGGGTCAATATGTTGATGGATGGAGATGAGGTACTTGCTTATGCCATGGCTGTAGTATTGGCTGCTGGTTTCAGGCTCTTTGATGCCCAGCGTAAGGAAGAGTATGGCTATGGCTTGTATCCTTCAGTACTGACGGCTGCCGAGGTTGAAGCAGTCTTCCGTAAGGAACGGCCCTGGCCCTTTGATAGCTCATGTGAACAACCCCGTATTGCCTTTGTACACTGTGTGGGTTCCCGCGATCTTAAGTGCGGTGTGGCTCATTGCAGCAAGCTGTGCTGCATCACTGCCGTCAAACAAGCAATTGCCGTTAAGCAAGCCTTCCCAAAATCACAAGTTTGGTGCTTCTATATGGACCTCAGAATGCATGGTCTTGAATATGAAGAACTGTACCGCAGGGCTCAGGTAGAATATGGGGTACGCTTTATAAGAGGCCGCCTGTCTGAGGCTTCTCCGGGTCAGGGAGGTACTCTCCATGTGAAGGC
The genomic region above belongs to Xiashengella succiniciproducens and contains:
- a CDS encoding polysaccharide biosynthesis/export family protein, producing the protein MELKNRALPLIVLLLLTAVSCVPLKESIYLQGDMAKHLEDLEGQYKIEKSEYLVKPGDLLYIRVTSLDERSSSFLNTESGYTTMASNPMSASLLGYRVGLDGSIDYPFLGKIYVAGLSLREVAQKIELAASKYIDQSGVIVKLLNDHVTIMGEVRNPGRFLMNSEEISILEAISLAGDMTDFANRKAVRLIRKDGDTPQMLIIDTTDERIMFSPYYYIKPGDIVYIEPRRLKQWSLTGIPFSLFLSVVSVSTVIYTLVK
- a CDS encoding ComEC/Rec2 family competence protein translates to MNIFRKLPFLRVLICLAAGISVYNYAPALIPDSVLLVLLLVSTATFITLYLRKSDSDYKRRWIPGLFSSIAIFLTGWLLTSLRMPAVLEESTTATVSARIMTLEYRNNDRIRMLVKPLNTSDSLVLKSRDLLMLIVSGLPGDTLHEGDIISFTGAIRPLPKPANPYAFDYGRHLRNKGVAGIAYLPSSDIILALKAKTSLRTIPAQVRAWSLRTLFRYGLSDQAAAIAQAMLFGDRSGIDRDLNDRFVKTGVVHILAVSGLHVGIIQLFINFMLIPFFRRSSSIRWLISSSALLGYSFITGFSPSVSRAAFMFSVVSAGKLSNRSSNIYNLICLSASALLVINPLTLFNVGFILSHAAVVGIAAFYKPINNLFSFRFIMWRQLWSLVAVSVSAQLTTLPISVYLFSAFPTWFVISNLTIVPLCTPIMLATIAVLLFSPLPFVARIFAGFANDLLIFMVDSTGAVEQLPGNYIENLWLSFPLMLVSYLAILGLYLVVTTPSFKNISVFLGLCVALIAGIDVQNITKLDSCQLVVYSSSRGFVADIASNGNVFNIRTNDVDSASLAYTRNSYMKRKAIRPRKCDYLVLQASGESEIRFFNVGEHSFLLLSGTGSVDPKSALIPYYSWDPIVYPYPNSLKGNSDTSQLTAPDPAIEAPVRDITLIIAGRIIGNPEQIIDYFQCSEVVIGFNCSRYFRDKWQKAAQVRGIGFYVTYENGAYLKDCS
- a CDS encoding FAD-dependent oxidoreductase, with protein sequence MNIPQDKKYDVVIIGGGFSGLSTAVVLAERGISVAVFEKDEKPGGHLSRWHHLFPHGQEASELLGELYSKVKHLDIPVFTGRKITGIRLLSGVNMLMDGDEVLAYAMAVVLAAGFRLFDAQRKEEYGYGLYPSVLTAAEVEAVFRKERPWPFDSSCEQPRIAFVHCVGSRDLKCGVAHCSKLCCITAVKQAIAVKQAFPKSQVWCFYMDLRMHGLEYEELYRRAQVEYGVRFIRGRLSEASPGQGGTLHVKAEDTLLGKPIRMQLDMLVLMAGMVPAVDLQRSIGKLVLEEPSFGSGFISVTGYPLSVQVAGHPGIYAVGTCKGPAVLPEVMADACAVAREVENYIKSIKEPQYVQA
- the dapA gene encoding 4-hydroxy-tetrahydrodipicolinate synthase yields the protein MTIDRLGGSIVAIPTPFKSNGDLDLETFDRLVDWHLEQGTDALVVCGTTGETPTLTEEEDAIMIERAVKRVGGRIPVIAGTGSNSTKECITYSTRAVNHGADALLVVAPYYNKPTDKGLRLHFSTVAESVKVPVILYNVPGRTGSCISPKTAAWLGEKYDNIIGIKEAGGNLAVFADLLALCPKGFKILSGDDFLAPSANFLGAHGCISVVANVIPRDFHLLMKASIEGNLGESRRLFFKYKRLMELLFIESNPIPVKTALAMMGKIGPALRLPLCPMEEHNEAILREELQKLGLVK
- a CDS encoding GumC family protein, with the translated sequence MKNLDIVENDKSFDLKKVFFRALRYWYIFPIFFIVAVAIALIAYKTTIPQYQISTQVMISEAKDGQTGPAGVSDKALPGIMLGGYSHVENQLIILTSRHQIEKTIRELDFEVSYYEKELLRYQEIYMASPFKVIIDSSEVVPRGKTFNLVFTSKDKFELELDGSGKKKEYKFFEKIIEPNFVFTIIPVEENLNKVNYWDKSYRFTINHISSLVSHFKGKIFLDQVGFSSSIVEISIHENNIAKGVDFLNKLAQNSVDYTLDKKNQIALNTIEFIEKQLIGVADSLGAAESILENFRSSNVVMDVSFQGQMIITQSKELEEQRAALMAKLDYYSYLSDYINQNRDLHEVVVPASMGIEDPILTGHIAQLSQLNSERSALLFNATTQNPNIARINASIENVKNNILESLRSVIAATNLSLNDINNRLVSLSQDIRKLPHTEQRLLNIERTRQMNNETYTFLLNKLTEAQLAKAANRPDNEIIEPAMVKTQVSPDLTKTILLIFVLGIFLPAIIIFVIVFTNDKVQDKEDITSIAQLPIIGEIPFERNKTAPVNIEPGQDYHGNTILAEAFRSVRTSLGYYANDKGTKVILITSTLPGEGKSFCALNLARSFARLNKRTLLAEYDMRRPSLATQAGIKVDGPGLSSYYTGEAKIEDIMMRDRENENLSVIFAGFIPPNPAELIAGEATARFMEEVSKKFDIVIIDTPPIGVVADALLLTSYADVNIITVRHNTTPKPVLRMNLMDEKVKNIPHLSVLLNGIPSQSREYNYKYSYGNGKYFADAK
- a CDS encoding 4Fe-4S dicluster domain-containing protein, whose translation is MSNLLLQLHEDLRFREGLSACMNCGVCTALCPAASYFEYDPRHICQIVQTGDEADLESLLKGDEIWQCGQCLSCKARCPRGNVPGYVIQALRKLSQLKGFFMYSEEGRKQLRIKRAIGHSILTTGYCVHPRLVDPAVHPEQGPVWAWAFEHGAELYKLCGSAFYDAQEGGLRKIPQDVLNELGSIFYETGAFKLWEAIEGEEVKTKNKQER
- a CDS encoding heterodisulfide reductase-related iron-sulfur binding cluster produces the protein MKSLLWKEYQKEVPDDKYFFVRSCIRQTFFPGAESSLLRLLREELKLNIFEDSRHTTCTGIGYHTDVVPFETTMTVVARQLALMTDAGYRNLLVSCVTSFGIYLEMVEVWHHHPEMLERTREALWKATRREFEIPEFIVHTSDLVYHFREEFASRAPYRLVNKESGKPLRVVDHVGCHYAKIFPDRGFGGAEFPSVLSGLVETFGGENVDYPERRHCCGFGFRHYLLQENRGYSVSNSRVKFESMEPYAPDLIVTNCPGCNMFLDRWQYTLAEMNGKTYDADGRGIPVLTHEELTALMMGYDPWKLGLQMHQVQLEPLLDKIGVVYEPGKKYNLLSGPVKGPELPEVLKVIP